A single region of the Brassica rapa cultivar Chiifu-401-42 chromosome A03, CAAS_Brap_v3.01, whole genome shotgun sequence genome encodes:
- the LOC103856371 gene encoding uncharacterized protein LOC103856371: MELELDDDVFFADISKQISLLIMDDDEELKPVSLSSSSPSLSFQGIFRVGYQTAPYMYHQEQSKGTGVFIPKFSQSRRRPRHPKQGRFSSFNAKQHHSFHQNRQHYQQNHDYLKRSNLTTHTNNNNKSSMITGNVHASIPRRTYRDAAFIYT; the protein is encoded by the exons ATGGAGTTAGAGCTTGATGATGATGTATTCTTTGCAGACATAAGCAAACAGATCTCTCTTCTCATcatggatgatgatgaagagCTAAAACCTGTTTCCCTCTCTTCCTCCTCCCCCTCTCTCTCATTCCAG GGTATCTTTAGAGTAGGCTACCAAACGGCTCCGTATATGTATCATCAGGAGCAGAGCAAAGGGACTGGTGTGTTCATCCCTAAATTTTCTCAGTCCAGAAGAAGACCTCGTCATCCCAAACAAGGTAGGTTTAGTTCCTTCAACGCCAAGCAACATCACTCTTTTCATCAAAACAGACAACATTATCAGCAGAATCATGACTACTTAAAGAGAAGTAACCTCACTACtcacaccaacaacaacaacaagagcaGCATGATCACTGGTAATGTTCATGCTTCTATCCCAAGAAGAACCTACAGAGATGCAGCATTTATCTACACTTGA
- the LOC103856370 gene encoding NEDD8-activating enzyme E1 catalytic subunit → MADLEAPQSKTRDLDKLLLRAGNLVGPDFYPGAELRDDIRDYVRILVVGAGGLGCELLKDLALSGFRNLDVIDMDRIEVTNLNRQFLFRLEDVGKPKAEVAAKRVMERVSGVEIVPHFSRIEDKELDFYNDFNIIALGLDSIEARRYINGVACGFLEYDEDDTPRRETIKPMVDGGTEGFKGHARVIVPGVTPCFECTIWLFPPQVKFPLCTLAETPRNAAHCIEYAHLIKWHEVHGGKSFDPDEPDHMKWVYDEAIKRAELFGIPGVTYSLTQGVVKNIIPAIASTNAIISAACALETLKIVSGCSKTLANYLTYNGGEGLHTKVTEFVRDQDCLVCGPGILIELDTSITLQKFIDMLEEHPKLLLSKASVKHGKDSLYMQAPPVLEEMHRPNLSKPLYDLMGRVQKDTVHVFGTALKNEEKQSSLTKLRVVFKGADGVTDMDTAIGA, encoded by the exons ATGGCCGATCTCGAAGCTCCTCAGAGTAAGACGAGAGACCTCGACAAGCTTCTTCTCAGAGCAGGGAATCTCGTCGGGCCGGACTTCTATCCCGGAGCCGAA CTGAGGGATGACATAAGAGACTATGTCAGAATCTTAGTGGTTGGTGCTGGTGGATTAGGTTGCGAGCTCCTCAAGGACTTGGCTCTTTCAGGGTTTCGTAATCTTGATGTGATTGACATGGATCGCATCGAGGTCACCAATCTCAATCGCCAGTTCCTCTTCAG GCTTGAAGACGTTGGAAAGCCTAAGGCAGAGGTAGCAGCAAAGCGTGTGATGGAGAGAGTGAGTGGAGTGGAGATTGTGCCGCATTTTTCACGTATAGAAGACAAAGAGCTTGACTTTTATAACGATTTTAATATCATTGCTCTTGGTCTTGATTCTATTGAAGCTAGGAGATACATCAATGGTGTTGCTTGTGGGTTTCTCG AGTATGATGAAGATGATACCCCGAGAAGAGAAACAATCAAGCCGATGGTAGATGGGGGAACCGAAGGTTTCAAGGGTCATGCTAGAGTTATCGTGCCTGGAGTTACACCCTGTTTCGAGTGCACGATTTGGCTTTTCCCACCTCAAGTGAAGTTTCCTTTGTGCACTCTTGCGGAAACACCTAGGAATGCAGCTCACTGCATTGAGTACGCTCATCTCATTAAGTGGCATGAG GTTCATGGTGGAAAATCCTTTGATCCTGATGAGCCTGATCATATGAAGTGGGTCTATGATGAG GCTATCAAGAGAGCCGAGCTTTTTGGAATTCCAGGTGTCACATACTCTCTCACACAA GGTGTGGTGAAAAACATTATCCCGGCGATTGCATCCACCAACGCTATTATATCAGCAGCTTGTGCCTTAGAGACCTTGAAGATTGTGTCTGGATGCAGCAAAACACTTGCAAACTATCTTAC GTATAACGGTGGAGAGGGTCTCCACACGAAAGTGACTGAGTTCGTGAGAGACCAAGACTGTCTTGTATGTGGTCCAGGCATTCTGATTGAGCTGGACACATCAATTACTTTGCAAAAG TTCATTGACATGCTTGAAGAACATCCGAAGCTACTATTGTCGAAAGCAAGTGTCAAACACGGCAAAGATAGCCTGTACATGCAGGCGCCTCCGGTTCTAGAAGAAATGCACAGACCAAACCTAAGCAAGCCGCTCTATGACCTCATGGGAAGAGTCCAGAAGGACACTGTCCATGTGTTTGGCACAGCACTCAAGAACGAAGAGAAACAGTCGAGCTTAACGAAGCTAAGGGTTGTTTTTAAAGGAGCTGATGGCGTTACAGATATGGATACAGCCATTGGAGCATGA